CCACCAGGGCGCGCGAGGCCCGCACGCGGGTGGCGGCGTCGGGCGACAGCTCCACGGTGGCCTCGTTGCGAGCCACCTGGAGGATTTCCTCGAGCTTCAGGGTGTCACCGTCGATGAGGATACGGGGGCGCGACATTCGGGACTCCAATGGGTGCGACGAAAGGGCGGGCACCCTAACGTAAACGGGTGCGGTGGTGCTGGCGGGCGCTTTACACCCGCCGGCCGGGCTCGTATAGCTCCCGCCCGTCTGAAGAGGGAGGTTGCAGGCGCCGTGGCACTCATCGTCCAGAAGTACGGCGGTACCTCTGTAGGTGACGTGGCCCGCATCAAGAGCGTGGCGCTGCGCTGCCTGGCCGCCCAGGAGGCGGGGCATGACGTGGTCGTCGTCGTGTCCGCCATGTCCGGCGAGACGAACCGGCTGATGAAACTGGTGGCGCAAATCACCGACCGGCCGGACGAGCGCGAGCAGGACGTGGTCGTCGCCACCGGTGAGCAGGTCTCCATCGGCCTGCTGGCCATGGCCATCCACGCCCAGCAGGGGAAGGCGACCAGCTTCCTCGGCCAACAGGTGCGCATCGTCACCGACAGCACCTTCGCCAAAGCGCGAATCAAGAGCATCGACGCGCAGCCCATCCGCGCCGCGCTGGCCCGGGGCCACATCGTCGTGGTGGCGGGCTTCCAGGGCGTGGACGAGTCCGGCAGCGTCACCACGCTGGGCCGTGGCGGATCCGACACCACCGCCGTGGCCCTGGCCGCCGCGCTGAACGCGGACGCCTGTGAAATCTACACGGACGTGGACGGCGTCTACACCTCCGACCCCAACATGGTTCCGTCCGCGCGCAAGCTGGACCGCATCACCTACGAGGAGATGCTGGAGCTGGCCAGCGTGGGCGCCAAGGTGTTGCAGATCCGCTCGGTCGAGTTCGCCATGAAGTACAAAGTGCCGCTGTGGGTGAAGTCGTCCTTCACCGATGACCCCGGCACCCTCGTGTGTGAGGAGGACAGTTCCATGGAGGATGTGCTGGTCCGCGGCGTCGCGTATGACCGCAACGAGGCGAAGATCACGGTGTGCGGTGTGCCGGACGTCGCGGGCGCCGCGGCGAAGATCTTCGGACCGCTCGATGAGAAGCACATCGTGGTGGACCTCATCGTGCAGAACCCGTCCAAGGACGGACGCACGGACGTGACCTTCACCGTGGGCAAGGCGGACTTCCTTACCGCGCAGGAAGTGGTGCGGAAGGTCGCCGAGGAGATTGGCGCGTCCGGTATCGAGACGGACGGGGACATCGCGAAGGTGTCCATCGTGGGTGTGGGCATGCGCAATCACTCGGGTGTGGCGGCGCGGATGTTCCGGGCGCTGTCCGCCGAGGGCATCAACATCCAGATGATCTCCACGTCGGAGATCAAGGTGTCCTGCGTGGTCCAGGCCAAGTACACGGAGCTGGCCGTGCGCGCGTTGCACACCGCCTTCGGGTTGGATCAGCCGATGCCGCCGGAAGGCGTCTCCGCCGTCTCCGAGATGGCGGCCCTGATGGGCGAGAAGGTCTGAGCGCGTGGCGAGCCGCACCGCCGCGCTCGCCGCCGTCGCGCTGGGGGTGTTGGGCGTGGGCGTCGTCGCGCGCCTGCGCTGGCCGGATACGGCGCCCGCGTTGGACTGCGCCGCTGAGTCAGTGCGGATCCGTCCGGATGGTGTGGCCACCTGTGGCGATGGCGCCGTGCCGACCGGAGCTCAGGCGCTGGCCCTGGGGCGTCCGTTGGATTTGAACTCGGCGACCGAGGAGGAGCTTGCCCTGCTCCCAGGCGTCGGGCGCGCACTGGCGCGGAGCCTCGTGGAGGCTCGCGAGGAGCAGGGCGGTTTCAAGAGCTGGGATGACGTGGATGCCGTCCGTGGTGTGGGTTCCGCCAAGTTGCAGACCCTCCGGGCGGCCACGGCGCTTGGCGCGCCTCCCGACGCCGGGCCCGTGTGGTAAGCACGTCGAGTGCAGATCTCGTGCCCTCAGTGCTCGATGCAGTACGTCCTCGACTCCCGCTTGCTGCCGCCGGGGGGCGCCTCCGTTCAGTGCACGCGCTGTGGTCACGTGTTCATGGCCACGCCGCATGGTGCGCCGCCGCCCTCGCGCTCGACTCCGGCGGTGACGGGCGGGGCGGGGCCCGCGCGCTCGAGCATGAAGTCCACGCAGCTCTTCGCGGGGACTCCCGCTGGCGCCACGGCAGGTTCGTCCGTGACGACGACGCAGTCGTACGGTGCGGTGACGTCGAAGGGGCAGGGCGCCGACAACGCGACGCAGGCGTTCGGGGCGGTGTCTCCCGTAGCGCCCGTTGGAACGACACAGGCCTTCGGAGCAGCTCCGGCAGCGAGCAACCCGACGCAGACGTTCGGCGCGGCGCCGCCCGTGGCACCCGTGGGGACCACCCAGACTTTCGGGGCAGCTCCCGCGGCGAGCAACGCAACGCAGACCTTCGGCGCGGTGCCTCCCGTTGGGTCCACGCAGACGTTCGGGGCAGCTCCGACGACTGGGCGGAGAACTGACAACGCGACACAGGCGTTCGGGGCGGTGCGCCCGGTAGCCCCCGCGCCGCAGACGCAGGCGTTCGGGACGATGCCTTTCAGGGGACCGGCGGCCGATGCTGGCGCCTCGTCGCAGGGCGGAGCTCCCGGAGCCGGGACACAGATGTTCGGCGCGGTTCCTCCGGTGGCACCTGTCATTCCCCCCGTGGGAAGGACGCAGACCTACGGCACGGTTTCCGGACAGCAACACGGGGCGCCAGGGAGTGCCGGACCTGGCTCCGTGGCAGCAGGCAACGCGACCCAGACCTTTGGTGCGTACGCGCCTCCTCAGGCTGGCGCTTTCATGATGCCAGACCTGGGTTCCGTACCCACGCCGCCTCCCGTGAGCCCGATTCACGTTGGCGGGGCGCAGGTTGCATCCCAGGGCTCCGCCTCGGCGGACGGCGCCCCCGTTGGATTCGCCGCGCCTCCCGCGAGCGATTCCGTGGCCCCATTGGGGCGCAGCCAGACGTTCAGCGCCGTGCAGCCGTCTGCCTCCGAGGCACCTGTGGGGTCGAAGCGGATCGTCGGCTCCGTGCCGCCCGTTCCCGCGCCCGCGAGCCTGTCCGGCGAGGCCCCCACGTCGTCACTGGATGCCGCTGAGCCCTCCGTGGGCGTCCGAGCGACGAGCCCCTTTGGCCTGTCACCGCTGTCCGGCGCCGACAGTGGCATCCAGCTCCCGCCAGAATCGGAGCCCACCGCGACACCGGGCGCCGGGGCAGGGGGGCTGAGTTCCCTCAATGACTCCAGTGCCTCGGAGTTGGGCCCTCTGGCCGGAGCCGCAACACGCCGAGCCCCACTGGAGCTCCCTCCGGACCTGATTGCGTCGACCCGTCTGTCGATGGACGGAGCGCGGGCGTTCGAGCGCGGCGGCTCCCAGCGAATCCGTCCCCGGGTGGTGCTGGCCAGCCTGGTCGGACTCATCGTGGTGGCCTCGCTGGGCTACGTCGCGCTGAAGAATCGCGGGGTGGAGATCCCCGCCCATGTGGTGGAGGCGACGGACCGTGTATCGGTGCTGCTCCGTCGGGATGACTCCACCAACCGTCATCAGGCCATCGAACGGCTGCGAACCATCGCCGCCGAGAATCCTGGCTACGTCGACGTCCAGGCCGAGCTGGCGGTAGCGCTCACGCTGAGTCTGTCGGATGCCCAGGCGGATGCCGAGCGTCTGCGTCTCCGGGGCGCTGCCATCGCCCGGGGGTTGGAGGCCGCGGCGAAGATGCGCGTCCTTGCCGATCAGGTGGCTCGCCGCACCTCACTCCAGCAGGAGCAGGACGCCAACGCGCGCGAAATGGCGTCCCTGCGTGACACCGTCGACACGCTTCGCAAGGAACTGGACGTGCAACTGGCCCAGTTGAGCAAGGCGCCGGAGTCCGAGCCGCCCAGTGCCGCGACGGCTCGGCTCAAGGCTCGCGCCCTCCATGCCTCCGTCCTGGCGGCACCGGACTCCCTGGCCCTGGCCGAGCGTCTGCGCAACGTGGAGAGCGCACCGTACCCGTGGAGCACGCTCGCTCGGGCCGAGTACGCGCTGATCGCCGGGTCGCCGCCGGAGTCGCTCGAGGCGGTGGCCAGGGATTTGGAGGCGCTGCGCCAGGCCGACAGCACGCTGCTGCGCGCCTACCTGCTCGGCGCTCGCGTGGCGCTGAAGCTGAAGGACACGGCCGCCGCCCGTTCACTCCTGGACGACGCCGTGGCGCTGAACCCGGACCACCAGGCGGCGGCTCGGCTGATCGCGCAGATTGACGCGGACGCCGCCTCGCCCTGAAACGACGACCG
This portion of the Myxococcus xanthus genome encodes:
- a CDS encoding aspartate kinase, producing MALIVQKYGGTSVGDVARIKSVALRCLAAQEAGHDVVVVVSAMSGETNRLMKLVAQITDRPDEREQDVVVATGEQVSIGLLAMAIHAQQGKATSFLGQQVRIVTDSTFAKARIKSIDAQPIRAALARGHIVVVAGFQGVDESGSVTTLGRGGSDTTAVALAAALNADACEIYTDVDGVYTSDPNMVPSARKLDRITYEEMLELASVGAKVLQIRSVEFAMKYKVPLWVKSSFTDDPGTLVCEEDSSMEDVLVRGVAYDRNEAKITVCGVPDVAGAAAKIFGPLDEKHIVVDLIVQNPSKDGRTDVTFTVGKADFLTAQEVVRKVAEEIGASGIETDGDIAKVSIVGVGMRNHSGVAARMFRALSAEGINIQMISTSEIKVSCVVQAKYTELAVRALHTAFGLDQPMPPEGVSAVSEMAALMGEKV
- a CDS encoding ComEA family DNA-binding protein codes for the protein MASRTAALAAVALGVLGVGVVARLRWPDTAPALDCAAESVRIRPDGVATCGDGAVPTGAQALALGRPLDLNSATEEELALLPGVGRALARSLVEAREEQGGFKSWDDVDAVRGVGSAKLQTLRAATALGAPPDAGPVW
- a CDS encoding tetratricopeptide repeat protein — protein: MMPDLGSVPTPPPVSPIHVGGAQVASQGSASADGAPVGFAAPPASDSVAPLGRSQTFSAVQPSASEAPVGSKRIVGSVPPVPAPASLSGEAPTSSLDAAEPSVGVRATSPFGLSPLSGADSGIQLPPESEPTATPGAGAGGLSSLNDSSASELGPLAGAATRRAPLELPPDLIASTRLSMDGARAFERGGSQRIRPRVVLASLVGLIVVASLGYVALKNRGVEIPAHVVEATDRVSVLLRRDDSTNRHQAIERLRTIAAENPGYVDVQAELAVALTLSLSDAQADAERLRLRGAAIARGLEAAAKMRVLADQVARRTSLQQEQDANAREMASLRDTVDTLRKELDVQLAQLSKAPESEPPSAATARLKARALHASVLAAPDSLALAERLRNVESAPYPWSTLARAEYALIAGSPPESLEAVARDLEALRQADSTLLRAYLLGARVALKLKDTAAARSLLDDAVALNPDHQAAARLIAQIDADAASP